The Streptomyces taklimakanensis nucleotide sequence CGTGCGCGCCGAGGTCGGCGACGACCTGGTCGTCATGTCCGACCTGTGCCTGGACGAGTTCACCGACCACGGCCACTGCGGCGTCCTGGACGAGCGCGGCCGGGTGGACAACGACGCCACCCTGGAGCGGTACGCGGAGATGGCGTGCGTCCAGGCGGAGGCGGGCGCGCATGTGCTGGGGCCCAGCGGGATGATGGACGGCCAGGTCGCCTTCGTCCGCCGCGCCCTGGACGAGGCCGGGCACCAGGACGTGTCGCTGCTCGCCTACACCGCCAAGTACGCCTCCGCGTTCTACGGGCCCTTCCGCGAGGCCGTGGGGTCCTCGCTGACGGGCGACCGCAAGACCTACCAGCAGGACCCGGCCAACGGACGCGAGTCGATGCGCGAGCTCGCGCTCGACCTCGCCGAGGGCGCGGACATGGTGATGGTCAAGCCCGCGCTGCCGTACCTGGACGTGCTGCGCCGGGTGGCGGACGCCGTGGACGTCCCCGTCGCCGCCTACCAGATCTCCGGTGAGTACGCGATGGTCGAGGCCGCGGCGGAGCGCGGCTGGATCGAGCGGGACCGGGCGATCATGGAGACGCTGACGGGCATCAAGCGCGCGGGCGCGAACATGATCCTGACCTACTGGGCGACCGAGGTGGCCCGGCGGCTGTCCTGAGCCGCCGGGCCGTGTCCGGGGCCGCGCCCGGCCCCGGACACGGCCCGGGACGCGGCCCCGGACACGGCGTCGTACCGCGCGGCCGCGTCAGCCCTTGACACAGACGACCTGCCGCAGCTTCGCCACCACCTCGACCAGGTCGCGCTGCCGGTCGAGGACCTGCTCGATCGGCTTGTAGGCGGCCGGGATCTCGTCCACCACGCCGGAGTCCTTGCGGCACTCCACGCCGCGGGTCTGTTCGGCCAGGTCCCGCGCCGTGAACCGCCTCTTCGCCGCGTTGCGGCTCATCCGCCGCCCCGCGCCGTGGGAGGCGGAGTTGAAGGCCGCGGCGTTGCCCAGCCCCTTGACGATGTACGAGCCCGTGCCCATCGAGCCGGGGATGATGCCGTACTCGCCGCTGCCCGCGCGGATCGCGCCCTTGCGGGTGACCAGCAGGTCCACGCCGTCGTAGCGCTCCTCCGCGACGTAGTTGTGGTGGCAGGAGATGACGGGCTCGAAGGTGGGCCGGGCCTTCTTGAACTCCTTGCGGACCACGTCCTTCAGCAGCGCCATCATGACCGCACGGTTGCGCCTGGCGTACTCCTGCGCCCAGAACAGGTCGTTGCGGTACGCCGCCATCTGGGGTGTGTCGGCGGTGAAGACGGCGAGGTCGCGGTCGACCAGGTCCCGGTTGTGCGGCAGTTTCCGGGCCACGCCGATGTGGTGCTCGGCGAGTTCCTTGCCGATGTTGCGCGAGCCGGAGTGCAGCATCAGCCAGACGGCGCCGTCCTCGTCCAGGCAGACCTCGACGAAGTGGTTGCCGCCGCCGAGGGTCCCCATCTGCCGCGCGGCCCGTTCCCGGCGGAACCGGACCTCCTCGGCGAGGCCGTCGAAGCGGGACCAGAAGTCGTCCCAGCCGGCGCCGGGGACGCCGTGCAGGCGGCCCGGGGCCACCGGATCGTCGTGCAGGGCGAAGCCGACCGGGATGGCCCGCTCGATCCGCGAGCGCAGCCGGGAGAGGTCGCCGGGCAGGTCGTTCGCGGTCAGGGAGGTGCGTACCGCCGACATGCCGCAGCCGATGTCCACGCCGACCGCGGCCGGGCAGACCGCGCCGCGCATGGCGATCACCGAGCCGACCGTCGCGCCCTTGCCGTAGTGGACGTCCGGCATCACGGCCAGCCCCTCGATCCACGGGAGCGTGGAGACGTTGTGGAGCTGGCGCATCGCCCCGTCCTCGACGGTCGCCGGATCGGCCCACATGCGGATCGGGACCCGGGCTCCGGGAACCTCGGTGTAGGACACGTTCGTTCATCCCCCTCGGAAGACGTGTGGGAACGGCGCGCCCACTCGCGGGCACAGTGGGCTCCTGCCGCGTGTGTCCATCCACAGAAGACGGACGTAATACTGCAGATGCCCCACCGTATGGAGGTCCCGCGGAGCGGACCGTGGGCATCGTGCGGTAGACATTGTGTTCCGCTGCCTTCGTGTGGCGGCAACGTGTTTTCGAGCGTTCCCACGGACGAGGGAGTTGGGCGGCAGTGCAGCGGAAGGCGTACGCCACCGGCGCGGCGATCGCCGTCGTGCTGGCCGTAGGGGCCGTCGGCTGCACGGGCGGCACCGGCGAGGGCGGTGCCGCCTCCGACAGCAAACCCGGCGCGGTCAGCGCCGAGGCGGCCACCGCGCCGCCCGGCACCCACCGGAACCTGCCCGAACCCTGCGGCGCGGTGGGCACGGACGTCCTGAAGGCGATGCTGCCCGGAGCGGAGAACCGTTCCCCCGCCGCGGAGGGCGACGGTGGGGTCCCGGAGGCGTACGAGGGCGAGCAGACGGTCACCTACGACAACGACCGTCGGGTGGGCTGCCGCTGGAAGAGCTCGACCGGCCTGGGAAGCCGCCACCTCCTGGTCGACTTCGAGCGGGTCGTCTCCTACGACCCGTCCGTCAGCGACGACAAGCGGGCCGAGCTGCTCTACGAGGACATGGCCCTGGAGGCGGGCATCCCGACCGCGGCCCCGGACGCCGAGGACGGACCGGACACCGAGGACGGACCGGACACCGAGGACGGCGACGCGGAACCGGCCGGAAGCGAGGGGCCGGGGGAGACCGGGAGGCCCGCGACCGGCGGGGAATCCGGGGCGCCGGAGGGGGCCGGGAGTCCCTCCGGCGAGGACGAGGGGAGCGGAGAGCCCGACGAGCCGGGCGTCGCGACCCGACCGTCCACCCCCGCCGCCGAGACGGCACCGCGTCCCCTGGAGGGCCTCGGGGACGCCGCGTACATCGACGACGAGCTGGTGACCGCCGACGCGGGCGTCCACCGCGACATCACCTTGGTCCTCCGCACCGGAAACGTCATCGTCACCATCGAGTACGAGCAGTGGGTGACGGACCGGCGAAGGCTGCCCGACAGCGCCGAACTCCAGGAGAAGACCCGGAAACTGGCCGAGCGGCTCGTCAGGGAGTTCGAGGACTGAGGAACGGGCCGGCCGCGTCCGGAAACCTCCGGGCGCGAGGCCCCGCGGCGGCGCTGAGAGACCGGACACACCCCGCCGTGGTGCCGCCCGACCGGTTCCGCGACCGTCCTAGGCTTCTGCGGTGTCGTCCCCCCGGTGGCGTACCGTGCCGTCCGGCAGTCCGGCAGGGCGTGCCGCGGTCGCCCAGCACATCGGAAGCGAAGGAACCATGCACCGTAACGCCACGCGCACAGCCATCCGTACGCTCGCCTGCGCCGCCGTGCCCATGCTGCTGGTGGCGGGATGTTCCTCCGACTCCGGCGACAAGGAGCGGGCCGAGCCCTCGGCCTCGACCTCCACCTCCAGCGCGCCCCCGAGCCCGGCTCCGGTGAAGTTCACCGAACTGCCCGACCCCTGCAAGACGCTCTCCAAGGACACGATCAAGGACGTGGTCCCCAAGGCCGAGGAGTCCGGCAAGAACCTGGGGTCCAAGGACGCCGACGGCTACGGCACCTGCCTGTGGACCGGCCTGGACGGCTACCAGCACCGCACGCTCACCGTCTCCCTCAAGCGGTTCGACTCCGACCTCACCCTCGGCAGCGGCGCCGAGCGGGCCGCCGAGCACGCCGGCCGGCAGGTGGCGGCGATCGGCGAGGACAAGGAGAACGAGAAGGTCGAGAACGCCCCGCTGGACGGGGTGGGGGACCAGGCGACGGCCATATCCTTCGAGACGAAGAGGAAGAACGGGAAGGAGACCGTGGACTACCGCGAGCAGCGGATCGTCGCCGTCACCGGCAACGTCGTGGTGGTCGTGGACTACGAGGGCGCCGGCCTGGAGAAGGGCGGGACGCCGAAGGCCGAGGACATCCGCGAGGGCGCGGTGAAGGCCGCCAAGGACGCGGTGAAGGTCGTCGGATAACGGCCGCCCGGCGGCGGGAAGGACCCCCTTCCACCGCCTCCCCCACCCCGCGTTCCCTTCGGCTCCCCGGCACGACCCCGGCCCGGCCCGCTCCACCCCGGCCCCGTCCCCGGCGGGGCATCCACTCGACGACCTCGCGAGGACACAGCAGTGCAACTGACACGGACTCACCGCATACTCGTCGGCGTGGTCGTGGCCGGGGCGGTGGTGATCGCGGCGATCGGTTTCGCCGGGTCGTACGCCGCCGTCCGCGACCTCGCCGAGAAGAAAGGTTTCGGAGGCTTCGCGCCGTTCTTCCCCATCGGCATCGACGCCGGGATCGTGGTGCTGCTGGCCCTGGACCTGCTGCTGACCTGGATCCGCATCCCCTTCCCGCTGCTGCGGCAGACCGCCTGGCTGCTGACGGCCGCCACCATCGCCTTCAACGGCGCCGCCGCCTGGCCGGACCCGCTGGGCGTGGGGATGCACGCGGTGATCCCGGTGCTGTTCGTCGTGGCCGTCGAGGCCGCCCGCCACGCGGTCGGCCGGATCGCCGACATCACCGCCGACCGGCACATGGAGGGCGTGCGGATCTCCCGCTGGCTGCTGGCCTTCCCCTCCACCTTCCGACTGTGGCGTCGGATGAAGCTGTGGGAGCTGCGCTCCTACGACCAGGTGATCCGTATGGAGCAGGACCGGCTGATCTACGAGGCACGGCTGCGGGCCCGCTACGGGCGCGGCTGGAAGCGGCGGGCGCCGGTGGAGGCGCTGATGCCGCTGCGGCTGGCGCGGTACGGGGTGCCGCTGTCGGAGACCGCCCCGGCCGGACTGGCGGCCGCCGGCATCGAACCCAAGCTCGTCCCGTCGGTGGGCGGTGCGGCCGAACCGTCCGCGACGGCGGCCGCAGCGGCGGCCGCAGCGGTGCCCGCGGCACTCGCGGTGGAGGCGGCGGGTCCCGGACCGGAGGGGGCCTCGGACGCGGACCCGGCCGAACGGGAGCCGGCCGCGGGTGGGGCCGGCCCGGAACGGCACGAGTTGCTGCCGCCGTCCTGGCGCACCGCCGAGGGGAAGGGCACCGCGATGAGGACCGCCGTGGAGTCAGCCGTGGGGACCGCCGTGGAGAAGCCCGTGGAGACCGCCGTGGGGAAGGCCGCGTACGGACCGGTGCCTTCCACGTGGGAGGCGGTCGACGGGCGGACCGCGCGGGCCGGAGAGGCCGCGCCGGCGGAGGCGGCCGTACCGGAGGCGGCGCCCGGGAAACGACCCGCCCCCAACGGAACCCCCGACACCGGGCTCACGATCCCGAGGGACCCGGCCAACCCGGACGGGCGACACCGCCCGTTGGGCGGGGCACCGTCGAACGGCCGCACCGCGCCCGTACCGGCGCAGCGCACGACCCGGCCG carries:
- a CDS encoding RtcB family protein, which codes for MSYTEVPGARVPIRMWADPATVEDGAMRQLHNVSTLPWIEGLAVMPDVHYGKGATVGSVIAMRGAVCPAAVGVDIGCGMSAVRTSLTANDLPGDLSRLRSRIERAIPVGFALHDDPVAPGRLHGVPGAGWDDFWSRFDGLAEEVRFRRERAARQMGTLGGGNHFVEVCLDEDGAVWLMLHSGSRNIGKELAEHHIGVARKLPHNRDLVDRDLAVFTADTPQMAAYRNDLFWAQEYARRNRAVMMALLKDVVRKEFKKARPTFEPVISCHHNYVAEERYDGVDLLVTRKGAIRAGSGEYGIIPGSMGTGSYIVKGLGNAAAFNSASHGAGRRMSRNAAKRRFTARDLAEQTRGVECRKDSGVVDEIPAAYKPIEQVLDRQRDLVEVVAKLRQVVCVKG
- the hemB gene encoding porphobilinogen synthase, which produces MVRPRRLRTTPAMRRMVAEHRLHPAELILPVFVREGITEPVEISSMPGVYQHTRETLRKAAADAVAAGVGGIMIFGVPEEDKKDAVGSPGTDPDGILQVALRDVRAEVGDDLVVMSDLCLDEFTDHGHCGVLDERGRVDNDATLERYAEMACVQAEAGAHVLGPSGMMDGQVAFVRRALDEAGHQDVSLLAYTAKYASAFYGPFREAVGSSLTGDRKTYQQDPANGRESMRELALDLAEGADMVMVKPALPYLDVLRRVADAVDVPVAAYQISGEYAMVEAAAERGWIERDRAIMETLTGIKRAGANMILTYWATEVARRLS
- a CDS encoding DUF2637 domain-containing protein, with amino-acid sequence MTRTHRILVGVVVAGAVVIAAIGFAGSYAAVRDLAEKKGFGGFAPFFPIGIDAGIVVLLALDLLLTWIRIPFPLLRQTAWLLTAATIAFNGAAAWPDPLGVGMHAVIPVLFVVAVEAARHAVGRIADITADRHMEGVRISRWLLAFPSTFRLWRRMKLWELRSYDQVIRMEQDRLIYEARLRARYGRGWKRRAPVEALMPLRLARYGVPLSETAPAGLAAAGIEPKLVPSVGGAAEPSATAAAAAAAAVPAALAVEAAGPGPEGASDADPAEREPAAGGAGPERHELLPPSWRTAEGKGTAMRTAVESAVGTAVEKPVETAVGKAAYGPVPSTWEAVDGRTARAGEAAPAEAAVPEAAPGKRPAPNGTPDTGLTIPRDPANPDGRHRPLGGAPSNGRTAPVPAQRTTRPEPEGEVADEPVGIPDGMPREDAYYRAYHRYIVEKGEFPNPQQLALTLQEDGIRDAGGGPLSESYLRPYVHEFKDRYRTGLAG
- a CDS encoding DUF3558 family protein, yielding MHRNATRTAIRTLACAAVPMLLVAGCSSDSGDKERAEPSASTSTSSAPPSPAPVKFTELPDPCKTLSKDTIKDVVPKAEESGKNLGSKDADGYGTCLWTGLDGYQHRTLTVSLKRFDSDLTLGSGAERAAEHAGRQVAAIGEDKENEKVENAPLDGVGDQATAISFETKRKNGKETVDYREQRIVAVTGNVVVVVDYEGAGLEKGGTPKAEDIREGAVKAAKDAVKVVG